A portion of the Halobacillus ihumii genome contains these proteins:
- a CDS encoding Nramp family divalent metal transporter, with translation MSSEAHSHEQMHTEVPKAPTTIGGKLKTVGPGIVTAATGVGTGDLVAALVAGVSFGTTLIWAITIGAILKFFLTEGMGRWQLATGKTILEGWRSMGKWATGYFGVYSILWGFSYGAAAMTTSALMMVTMFPIMPLWAWAIIHGIAGLLIVLTGRYDIFERVMTVLVGVMFVTVVGSAVMIAPDLGNILSGTIPRFDSGSFLLVLGLLGGVGGTITMAAYGYWIREKNWQGKSWISMMRLDTSVAYIITAIFTTSLLVIGAEFLYGTGVEINGEEGLVTLGSIFSSEFGSVARWLFLIGAWSAAFSSLLGVWNGVPYLFADFMRLVRKQNLDTPVSEKEPAYRFYLLWLTFPPMLLLFFDKPVGIVIAYGALGALFMPFLAISLLTLLNSKRVDKVYQNGWITNAVLVGSLLLFGYLGAVELINLF, from the coding sequence GTGAGTTCTGAAGCACATTCTCATGAGCAAATGCATACAGAGGTTCCTAAAGCTCCGACGACGATCGGGGGAAAGTTAAAAACAGTAGGACCAGGGATTGTTACCGCTGCGACAGGGGTAGGGACTGGTGATTTGGTCGCAGCTCTTGTCGCTGGAGTTTCTTTCGGGACAACTTTAATTTGGGCAATCACCATCGGAGCGATCCTCAAATTCTTTTTAACAGAAGGAATGGGGCGCTGGCAATTAGCAACAGGAAAGACAATTTTAGAAGGCTGGCGGTCGATGGGGAAATGGGCTACAGGATATTTTGGTGTTTATTCGATTCTCTGGGGATTCAGTTATGGGGCGGCAGCGATGACGACGTCCGCCTTAATGATGGTCACCATGTTTCCAATCATGCCATTATGGGCATGGGCCATCATACATGGAATTGCTGGCCTTCTCATTGTTTTGACTGGCCGGTATGACATATTTGAACGAGTGATGACGGTGTTGGTAGGAGTCATGTTCGTAACGGTAGTGGGATCAGCAGTCATGATCGCGCCAGACCTTGGAAATATACTAAGTGGAACGATCCCGCGTTTCGACAGTGGATCCTTCCTGCTTGTACTGGGATTGCTTGGCGGTGTTGGCGGTACAATCACGATGGCAGCTTATGGCTATTGGATTCGTGAGAAAAACTGGCAAGGGAAATCGTGGATTTCTATGATGAGGCTTGATACGTCAGTTGCTTATATTATAACGGCGATTTTTACTACATCACTGCTCGTGATCGGTGCCGAATTTTTATACGGGACGGGTGTTGAAATCAACGGAGAAGAAGGGCTTGTAACGTTAGGCTCGATCTTTAGTTCTGAGTTTGGGAGTGTTGCCCGCTGGTTATTTTTAATCGGTGCATGGTCGGCTGCCTTTTCCTCCTTATTGGGTGTATGGAATGGGGTTCCTTATTTATTCGCTGATTTTATGAGGCTTGTCCGTAAACAGAATCTCGATACCCCGGTATCAGAAAAAGAACCGGCTTACCGCTTTTATTTATTATGGCTGACGTTCCCTCCAATGCTGTTGCTCTTTTTTGACAAACCTGTAGGAATTGTCATTGCATATGGAGCGCTTGGGGCATTGTTTATGCCATTTTTAGCTATTTCACTATTAACGTTGTTAAATTCTAAACGTGTAGACAAAGTCTATCAGAATGGCTGGATCACCAATGCTGTATTAGTTGGGAGCTTGTTGTTGTTTGGGTATCTGGGGGCAGTGGAACTTATCAATTTGTTTTAG
- the lhgO gene encoding L-2-hydroxyglutarate oxidase, producing the protein MYDYTIIGAGIVGLSVGVELTKRYPNARILIVEKEAAISVHQTGRNSGVIHSGIYYKPGSLKAKLARTGNRQMVGFCKQHGIEHDMCGKVIVATNQDELPLLDNLYARGLVNQLDVEKISADELREIEPYVNGIAAIRVPSTGIVNYQQVAQVFAEQIQQNGGEIMLNTEVQDITDGADGVELHTNRGIYQTKFLVNCGGLFSDRIAQMAGIKTDMRIIPFRGEYFELNPEKRHLVQNLVYPVPNPDFPFLGVHFTRMMDGRVLIGPNAVLSFKREGYSKTDFEVKDFIESATYPGLLKLASKNAAEGLKEIYRSYSKKALVKEIQRFIPEIDEEDIVPGKAGVRAQALDSDGHLIDDFMMIQDRRMVHVCNAPSPAATASIEIGREIVSRVAKKYQGTASY; encoded by the coding sequence ATATATGACTATACGATAATCGGTGCTGGAATCGTCGGTTTGTCTGTAGGAGTGGAGCTGACAAAACGCTATCCGAATGCCCGGATTTTAATTGTCGAAAAAGAGGCAGCCATTTCGGTCCATCAAACGGGAAGGAATAGCGGGGTGATTCATTCGGGAATTTACTACAAACCGGGCAGTTTGAAGGCGAAACTGGCCCGTACAGGCAACCGGCAGATGGTTGGTTTTTGTAAACAGCACGGGATAGAGCATGACATGTGCGGCAAAGTGATTGTGGCTACGAATCAGGATGAGCTGCCACTGCTTGACAATCTTTATGCACGCGGTTTGGTAAATCAGTTGGATGTAGAAAAAATATCAGCTGATGAACTTAGAGAAATAGAACCATATGTCAACGGAATCGCAGCCATTCGAGTTCCTAGTACGGGAATTGTTAATTACCAGCAGGTTGCTCAAGTTTTTGCCGAACAAATTCAGCAAAATGGCGGGGAAATCATGTTGAATACAGAGGTTCAAGATATAACTGATGGTGCAGATGGAGTTGAGCTTCATACAAACCGTGGAATCTATCAAACCAAGTTCCTCGTTAACTGTGGCGGTTTATTCAGTGACAGAATCGCACAAATGGCTGGAATTAAAACGGACATGAGAATTATCCCATTTCGTGGAGAATACTTTGAGTTGAATCCAGAAAAGCGCCACCTTGTTCAAAACCTGGTGTATCCCGTTCCTAACCCAGACTTTCCTTTCCTTGGTGTTCATTTTACGAGAATGATGGATGGGCGGGTTCTGATCGGTCCTAATGCAGTTCTTAGTTTTAAACGAGAAGGGTACAGCAAAACGGATTTTGAAGTGAAAGATTTCATTGAATCGGCTACTTACCCGGGATTGCTTAAGCTGGCCAGCAAAAATGCTGCCGAAGGGTTAAAAGAAATCTATCGCTCTTATAGTAAAAAGGCATTAGTTAAGGAGATTCAGCGATTTATTCCGGAAATCGATGAAGAGGATATTGTCCCGGGGAAAGCTGGAGTTCGTGCTCAAGCACTTGATTCTGACGGGCATTTGATTGATGACTTTATGATGATTCAGGACAGGCGGATGGTCCATGTGTGTAATGCACCTTCCCCGGCTGCCACGGCATCGATCGAAATTGGCCGGGAGATTGTGTCTCGTGTGGCAAAGAAATATCAAGGAACGGCAAGTTATTAA
- a CDS encoding C45 family autoproteolytic acyltransferase/hydolase translates to MKPIHSDILQFRGTHYDFGCLQGEQLKDSLTVRNREKQWNVRKPRFMVEEAEVKEAITRFAPGLWEELIGLSDALEWPMERVMMEFGGYRVDYKRSGCSILTGNGYMIRNYDYMPKTYEGRYSFFQPTDTGYAIAGPTQRITGRMDGMNEKGLALGYNFMHRKKPGDGFICCAIGRLVLESCATVEEAVNMLQEIPHRHSFSYTVFDKSDQTFVVEASPRGVKVRQANVCTNHFEIMTKENRNHLVDSMKRMDAMNSQRDHLAGAYDAFRLMNDTDKGVFSKQYRNWAGTIHTSGYLPKEMKTWFALGGDAEPMEFDFAKWLDGEDLQLERIHGEVDTDIPFAHLDEGAYWTGRK, encoded by the coding sequence TTGAAGCCTATACATAGCGATATTTTACAATTTAGAGGGACACATTATGACTTTGGCTGCCTGCAAGGTGAGCAGCTGAAAGACTCGTTGACGGTCAGAAACCGTGAGAAGCAGTGGAACGTAAGAAAGCCCAGGTTTATGGTGGAGGAAGCAGAAGTCAAAGAGGCAATCACACGCTTTGCTCCGGGCCTCTGGGAGGAGCTCATTGGTTTAAGCGATGCCCTGGAATGGCCGATGGAGCGGGTGATGATGGAGTTCGGCGGCTACCGGGTCGATTACAAACGCTCTGGCTGCTCCATTTTGACAGGGAACGGATACATGATTCGAAATTATGATTATATGCCAAAAACCTACGAAGGCCGTTATAGTTTCTTTCAGCCAACAGACACGGGTTATGCGATTGCCGGACCTACTCAGCGCATTACGGGTCGAATGGACGGAATGAATGAAAAGGGGCTGGCGCTTGGCTACAATTTCATGCACAGAAAAAAACCCGGAGATGGATTTATCTGCTGTGCAATCGGCCGTCTCGTGTTAGAATCTTGCGCAACGGTTGAGGAAGCGGTGAACATGCTGCAGGAGATTCCCCATCGCCATTCGTTCAGCTACACCGTTTTTGACAAGAGTGATCAAACCTTTGTTGTGGAGGCTTCTCCTCGAGGCGTTAAGGTCCGTCAGGCTAACGTCTGCACGAACCACTTTGAAATCATGACGAAAGAAAACCGTAACCATCTAGTCGATTCTATGAAGCGGATGGACGCGATGAACAGCCAGCGCGATCATCTAGCCGGGGCTTATGATGCATTCCGGTTAATGAATGATACAGATAAAGGCGTATTCTCAAAACAATACAGGAATTGGGCAGGAACCATTCATACATCAGGTTACTTGCCTAAAGAAATGAAAACCTGGTTCGCGCTTGGTGGAGACGCGGAGCCGATGGAATTTGATTTCGCCAAGTGGCTTGATGGGGAAGATCTTCAGTTAGAACGGATTCATGGTGAAGTGGATACCGATATTCCGTTTGCTCATCTTGATGAAGGGGCGTATTGGACAGGAAGAAAATAA
- a CDS encoding amino acid ABC transporter substrate-binding protein yields MKKYGALLIMSLFILILAACGSGESDNSGDEAASDQSVLDQIKEKGVLTIGTEGTYAPYTFHNDQGELTGYDVEVAREVAKRMGVEAEFKETKWDAMFAGLNSERFDMIANQVGIKPDREEKYNFSIPYTYTSAVLVTNKNNEEIKSFEDLEGKTSAQSLTSNYSTIAESHGAEIESVEGFNPAMQLLANGRVDATVNDRLSVLDYLNEQGESAPVQIVDKKEEASETAMMFRENNPELVKAVNEALKSMKEDGTLTEISKKWFNEDVSVK; encoded by the coding sequence CGGCGCGTTACTAATAATGTCCTTATTTATACTTATTCTAGCTGCTTGCGGATCAGGCGAGTCTGACAATAGTGGAGACGAAGCAGCAAGTGATCAATCTGTACTCGATCAAATTAAAGAAAAAGGGGTCCTGACGATAGGAACAGAAGGAACCTATGCTCCATATACATTTCATAATGACCAGGGAGAACTTACTGGCTACGATGTTGAGGTGGCCCGTGAAGTTGCGAAACGGATGGGCGTTGAAGCGGAATTTAAAGAAACAAAGTGGGATGCGATGTTTGCTGGGTTAAATAGTGAACGCTTTGATATGATCGCAAACCAGGTGGGTATTAAGCCAGACCGTGAAGAGAAATACAATTTTTCAATTCCTTATACGTACACGTCCGCTGTGCTCGTAACCAATAAAAATAATGAAGAGATTAAAAGCTTTGAAGACCTTGAAGGTAAGACCTCAGCACAGTCTTTGACAAGTAATTACTCAACGATTGCTGAAAGTCATGGTGCTGAGATCGAAAGTGTAGAAGGGTTTAACCCAGCTATGCAGCTGCTTGCGAATGGGCGCGTAGATGCAACAGTAAACGATCGTCTGTCAGTGCTTGATTATTTGAATGAACAAGGGGAAAGCGCACCAGTTCAAATCGTCGATAAAAAGGAAGAGGCCTCTGAAACGGCGATGATGTTCCGTGAAAATAACCCTGAGCTTGTAAAAGCTGTTAACGAAGCGTTGAAGAGTATGAAAGAAGACGGAACCCTGACAGAAATCTCAAAAAAATGGTTTAACGAAGATGTTTCAGTTAAGTAG
- a CDS encoding GntP family permease produces the protein MEGFGLVLVIVLGVVFVILATAKFNLHPFLSLLFGAFFIGILAGMPLANVVEAINGGFGGLMGGIGLVIVFGTIIGVILEKSGAALRMAEVVLRFVGEKRPQLAMSLIGSIVSVPVFCDSGYVILSSLKKALAKKTGVTVASMAIALSTGLFATHTLVPPTPGPIAAAGNIGAEDYLGTVILFGLIVSIPAIITGYIWAMKAGTKIEIEDNEEEDYDYDEIIKGFGEMPSTFKSFAPIIVPILLIGFSSVITFAGWSGNLFDFFLFLGSPVVALLVGVLFAFLLLPKFDQETLTDWVGVGLKDAAPILLITGAGGAFGSVISSTSIADLIKGLAGSELFTGALFIFIPFIIAAALKSAQGSSTAAIVITSTLIAPLLPQLGVEGAVPLSLVVMAIGAGAMCVSHVNDSYFWVVKEFSGMSITQAYRAQTMGTLLQGIVTIVVTSILWFVFV, from the coding sequence ATGGAAGGATTCGGGCTTGTGCTGGTCATCGTCTTAGGCGTGGTATTTGTTATCTTAGCGACTGCTAAATTTAATCTTCACCCGTTTTTATCTTTACTTTTTGGTGCGTTTTTTATCGGAATCCTGGCAGGAATGCCTCTAGCTAATGTCGTCGAAGCGATTAATGGTGGTTTCGGCGGACTTATGGGCGGCATCGGGCTGGTCATTGTATTTGGAACAATTATTGGTGTTATTTTAGAAAAATCAGGAGCTGCTTTAAGAATGGCGGAAGTTGTGCTTCGTTTTGTTGGCGAAAAAAGACCGCAGCTTGCGATGAGTTTAATCGGCAGTATTGTCAGTGTCCCGGTATTTTGTGACTCTGGATATGTTATTTTATCTTCCCTTAAGAAAGCACTCGCGAAAAAGACAGGGGTTACGGTCGCCTCCATGGCCATCGCTCTATCTACCGGGTTATTTGCAACACACACTCTCGTACCGCCCACCCCCGGTCCCATTGCAGCAGCGGGAAACATTGGGGCAGAAGACTATTTAGGGACAGTAATTTTGTTCGGCTTAATTGTGTCGATTCCAGCAATCATTACTGGTTATATATGGGCCATGAAAGCCGGTACGAAAATTGAAATTGAGGATAACGAAGAAGAAGACTATGATTACGATGAAATTATTAAAGGTTTTGGTGAGATGCCATCCACCTTTAAGTCGTTTGCTCCAATTATTGTGCCGATTCTATTAATCGGTTTTAGTTCCGTTATTACTTTTGCCGGATGGTCAGGAAATCTGTTTGATTTCTTCCTGTTTCTCGGGTCTCCGGTCGTAGCGTTACTTGTCGGAGTGCTGTTTGCCTTTCTGCTGCTGCCAAAGTTTGACCAGGAAACACTGACGGACTGGGTAGGAGTAGGGTTGAAAGATGCTGCACCGATTTTATTAATTACGGGTGCCGGTGGGGCGTTCGGTTCGGTAATCAGTTCTACTAGCATTGCTGATTTAATTAAAGGTCTGGCAGGAAGTGAACTATTTACAGGGGCTCTATTTATCTTCATCCCATTTATCATTGCCGCAGCCCTAAAGAGTGCTCAAGGTTCGTCGACGGCTGCTATTGTCATCACATCCACCTTGATTGCTCCACTGCTGCCACAGCTGGGAGTCGAAGGGGCTGTTCCGTTGTCCCTCGTCGTTATGGCGATCGGGGCAGGGGCAATGTGTGTTTCCCATGTCAATGACAGTTACTTCTGGGTCGTGAAGGAGTTTAGCGGCATGTCGATTACACAGGCATATAGAGCACAGACTATGGGGACCCTTCTCCAAGGAATTGTTACCATTGTGGTCACCTCTATCTTATGGTTTGTTTTTGTGTAA
- a CDS encoding amino acid ABC transporter ATP-binding protein produces the protein MLTMDHIYKQFGDLVVLKDISLNVEQGKVVVIIGPSGSGKTTLLRCLNVLEQPESGSVTIDQQTLNFTKKLTKKQIRDFRKQSGMVFQTYNLFPHLSVIQNVMEGPVTVQKVDKTKARDKAAELLTKVGLQEKMYEYPYKLSGGQQQRVGIARAMAIDPKVMLFDEPTSALDPELVGEVLRVMKGLANEGRTMVVVTHEMKFAKEVADEVIFMDDGVIVERGAPSVLFEHPKEQRTRQFLNMINQ, from the coding sequence ATGCTAACCATGGACCATATTTATAAACAGTTTGGAGACCTCGTTGTATTAAAGGACATCAGTCTCAATGTTGAGCAGGGTAAGGTGGTTGTCATTATCGGACCCTCGGGCTCCGGAAAAACCACGCTGCTGCGGTGCTTAAACGTGTTGGAACAACCTGAAAGCGGCTCTGTAACCATCGACCAGCAAACCCTGAACTTTACGAAGAAGCTTACGAAAAAACAAATCCGTGATTTCCGCAAGCAGTCAGGCATGGTTTTTCAAACGTATAATCTTTTTCCACACTTAAGTGTGATTCAGAACGTGATGGAAGGGCCTGTGACTGTGCAAAAAGTAGATAAAACGAAGGCGCGTGACAAGGCTGCAGAGTTGTTGACCAAAGTAGGTCTTCAGGAAAAAATGTATGAATACCCATACAAACTTTCAGGAGGACAGCAGCAGCGTGTCGGCATTGCACGGGCGATGGCAATCGATCCTAAGGTCATGCTGTTTGACGAACCAACTTCAGCCCTTGACCCTGAACTCGTCGGTGAGGTTTTGAGAGTTATGAAAGGACTTGCTAACGAAGGAAGAACAATGGTCGTTGTCACCCACGAAATGAAATTTGCGAAAGAAGTGGCCGATGAAGTGATCTTTATGGACGACGGGGTCATTGTCGAACGGGGGGCTCCTTCTGTACTGTTTGAACATCCAAAAGAACAGCGAACCCGGCAATTTCTCAATATGATCAATCAGTAG
- a CDS encoding CdaR family transcriptional regulator, which translates to MELSEQLGIEIISMLSAYIDVPINLMDPSGKIVASTDQGRVSQLHGGAKKVIETKQEQIILESDIGDFSNVRPGVNLPIFHRGDLAGVVGLTGCPEDVMQAAGMTRGSVEIALEQIHQQRQAFYQERQWNNWVQQLLHPIKMDEEFLIQEATYTLNVDVKQNWQVLVLCISNHFEWCERIRQLFTSQGQYPLFVVPHQENEVIVALPDQNDSITIENILKELYTVDASIGIGGTEYGTAGLRRSYFQAVDAIHLTDKKFSYSKDVQMERLLSHIDPEILDEVTKGYQNRLNQLEKVYKETLICYFVSNLRVNRTAADMHIHRNTLVYRLEQIHKKTGLNPKVFKEAIILQALLL; encoded by the coding sequence ATGGAACTATCAGAACAACTCGGAATAGAAATTATTTCAATGCTTTCTGCCTATATTGATGTGCCCATTAACTTGATGGATCCCAGCGGCAAAATTGTCGCAAGTACAGATCAGGGTCGTGTATCACAATTACATGGTGGGGCAAAAAAAGTCATTGAAACCAAGCAGGAACAGATCATACTTGAAAGTGATATAGGAGATTTCTCAAATGTAAGACCAGGAGTGAATCTGCCTATTTTTCATCGTGGTGATCTGGCGGGTGTAGTTGGACTGACAGGCTGTCCTGAAGATGTTATGCAGGCAGCTGGTATGACTCGGGGGTCTGTCGAGATTGCTCTTGAGCAAATCCATCAGCAGCGTCAGGCTTTTTATCAAGAAAGACAGTGGAATAATTGGGTTCAACAGCTGCTTCATCCTATCAAAATGGATGAAGAGTTTTTAATCCAAGAAGCCACTTATACATTGAATGTGGATGTGAAGCAGAATTGGCAAGTGCTCGTTCTGTGTATATCGAACCATTTTGAGTGGTGTGAAAGAATTCGCCAACTTTTCACCTCACAAGGACAATATCCATTATTTGTTGTACCGCATCAAGAGAATGAGGTAATTGTCGCATTACCTGATCAGAACGATTCTATTACTATTGAAAATATCTTGAAAGAATTATATACAGTAGATGCTTCTATAGGAATCGGAGGCACTGAATATGGCACAGCCGGGCTGCGTCGCTCATACTTCCAGGCTGTAGATGCCATTCATTTAACCGATAAGAAATTTTCGTATAGTAAAGATGTTCAAATGGAACGGTTGCTGTCTCACATTGATCCTGAAATTTTAGACGAGGTAACAAAAGGCTATCAGAACCGGTTAAACCAACTTGAAAAAGTATATAAGGAGACACTGATCTGTTATTTTGTATCCAATTTAAGGGTGAATAGGACAGCCGCTGACATGCATATACATCGAAACACACTCGTTTACCGTTTAGAACAAATTCATAAAAAAACTGGCCTTAACCCTAAAGTGTTTAAAGAAGCGATCATCCTTCAAGCTTTGTTGCTTTGA
- the ssuE gene encoding NADPH-dependent FMN reductase — MSDIVLLSGSPSEQSRSEKVLDYLDRLVVEEGLSTTKISVRNVSPEDLFYARFDSEAIEEITETIQQAKGIIVASPVYKASYSGILKALIDLLPQDVLKDTPVLPIMSGGSKSHLLAIEYALKPLLATLKGQNLKGVYLLDDQIDKSRPSHPITDIDCEQRLKKQLVYFLQIIQKQVPLML; from the coding sequence ATGAGTGATATCGTATTGTTGTCAGGAAGTCCTTCAGAACAGTCAAGATCAGAAAAAGTTTTAGATTATCTAGACAGATTGGTCGTTGAGGAAGGGTTATCTACCACTAAAATTTCAGTCCGCAATGTTTCGCCTGAGGATCTATTTTATGCCCGTTTTGACAGTGAAGCGATTGAGGAAATTACGGAAACGATCCAGCAAGCAAAAGGAATCATCGTTGCTTCACCCGTGTATAAGGCCTCCTACTCTGGCATTCTTAAAGCACTCATCGATCTATTGCCACAGGATGTGTTAAAGGATACACCCGTTCTTCCCATTATGAGCGGCGGCAGCAAATCCCATTTACTCGCCATAGAATATGCACTTAAACCTTTGCTGGCTACGTTGAAGGGACAAAATCTAAAAGGTGTGTATTTACTGGACGATCAGATTGATAAATCCAGACCTTCCCATCCGATCACCGATATCGATTGTGAACAACGCTTGAAGAAACAGCTCGTTTACTTTCTTCAAATTATTCAAAAACAAGTTCCGCTAATGTTATAA
- a CDS encoding amino acid ABC transporter permease: MFQLSSILLSPESIEILKNSFLPLLKGVLAYTIPLSLLSFFIGLVLAVTTAIFRISGIKVLSGIARVYVSIIRGTPLLVQLFIVFFGLGSLGIEFLKFDPFVGALIAFSLNTGAYASETIRASILSIDKGQWEASSSIGMSNFQSLRRVILPQATRVSIPPLSNSFIGLVKETSLASTILVSEMFRKAQEIVATTYEPLLVYTEAAVIYWVICFILSLVQDQIEIRLNRYVKT; this comes from the coding sequence ATGTTTCAGTTAAGTAGTATATTGCTGAGCCCGGAATCCATTGAAATCCTTAAGAACTCCTTTCTGCCCTTGTTGAAAGGAGTTCTTGCTTACACGATTCCGCTGTCCTTGCTCTCTTTTTTCATTGGACTGGTTTTAGCCGTAACTACTGCGATTTTTCGGATATCAGGAATTAAAGTGTTAAGCGGAATTGCGCGAGTATATGTCTCCATAATTCGTGGAACCCCGCTTCTTGTGCAATTATTTATCGTATTTTTCGGCCTGGGATCCTTAGGTATCGAATTCTTGAAGTTCGATCCTTTTGTAGGTGCTTTAATCGCGTTTTCCTTAAACACTGGGGCATACGCATCTGAGACGATTCGAGCTTCAATTCTATCGATTGATAAAGGCCAATGGGAGGCTTCTTCTTCGATTGGAATGTCCAATTTCCAGTCACTAAGACGCGTTATCCTCCCACAGGCTACCCGTGTTTCGATCCCGCCGTTGTCCAACTCGTTCATCGGCCTGGTGAAAGAGACATCGCTTGCTTCGACGATTTTAGTAAGTGAGATGTTTAGAAAAGCCCAGGAAATTGTGGCCACCACCTATGAACCATTGCTCGTTTATACGGAAGCAGCCGTGATTTACTGGGTGATTTGTTTCATTCTTTCACTTGTTCAAGATCAAATCGAAATACGATTAAATCGCTATGTGAAAACGTAA
- a CDS encoding glycerate kinase, protein MKIVLAPDSFKGSMTASQAAEAMAKAIHSISYDVETILKPMADGGEGTLDALLKATNGERVSFLCHGPLGELFESHYVEVGEKTAVIECAAISGLPIVPREKRNPDFTTTYGLGEAILYALDRGAQELIIGLGGSSTNDGGLGMLQALGMKASNANGERTGIFGKDLFEVDSINLSSLDSRLQEVSIKVACDVDNPLTGNRGATYVYGPQKGANPEQVEAYDHALEKWGQLIERGKGRSFVNQAGAGAAGGLGFALLAIGAELHSGAKLVSEAIGLEKSIAQSDLVITGEGQSDVQTLYGKAPGYVGKLADKYSKTAILLSGSLDGELDKMNGTFSGCFSIVPGPRSLDECMEEGETYLYEACRQLVSFYKRLMEE, encoded by the coding sequence ATGAAGATTGTACTTGCACCTGACTCATTTAAAGGAAGTATGACAGCTTCTCAGGCTGCTGAAGCTATGGCGAAAGCCATTCATTCCATTTCCTATGACGTAGAAACGATTCTGAAACCGATGGCCGATGGTGGAGAGGGAACGCTTGATGCCTTGTTAAAAGCTACAAATGGTGAAAGAGTTTCTTTTTTATGTCACGGTCCTTTAGGTGAGCTCTTTGAAAGTCATTATGTAGAGGTTGGTGAAAAAACTGCTGTAATTGAATGCGCAGCTATTTCAGGACTGCCGATTGTTCCACGTGAAAAAAGAAATCCGGATTTTACAACGACCTATGGTTTAGGAGAAGCCATTCTTTATGCACTTGACCGAGGAGCTCAAGAATTAATCATCGGCCTAGGCGGAAGTTCGACGAATGATGGAGGCCTTGGAATGCTTCAGGCTTTAGGAATGAAAGCGTCAAACGCAAATGGTGAGCGGACGGGAATCTTTGGCAAGGATTTGTTTGAGGTGGATTCTATTAATTTGTCTTCTCTTGATTCCAGGTTGCAAGAAGTTTCGATTAAAGTCGCCTGTGACGTTGACAACCCTTTAACAGGAAACCGAGGAGCTACCTATGTATACGGTCCGCAAAAAGGTGCCAACCCTGAGCAAGTTGAAGCTTATGATCATGCGCTTGAAAAATGGGGGCAGCTTATCGAGCGAGGCAAGGGACGGTCTTTCGTGAATCAAGCAGGGGCAGGAGCTGCGGGAGGACTCGGATTCGCCTTGCTGGCTATAGGAGCCGAACTGCATTCAGGGGCAAAGCTTGTTTCAGAAGCCATTGGTTTGGAAAAATCCATTGCACAGTCAGATCTGGTCATCACCGGAGAAGGACAAAGTGATGTGCAAACATTGTATGGAAAAGCGCCAGGATATGTAGGAAAACTAGCTGATAAATATAGTAAAACCGCTATTCTCTTATCTGGAAGCCTTGACGGTGAATTGGACAAAATGAATGGAACCTTTTCCGGCTGTTTCTCGATTGTTCCTGGTCCGAGGTCACTTGATGAGTGTATGGAAGAAGGAGAGACCTACCTGTATGAAGCTTGCAGACAATTGGTCTCTTTTTATAAAAGATTAATGGAGGAGTGA
- a CDS encoding FadR/GntR family transcriptional regulator produces the protein MKESPIRKKRVYHMIVEQIKKCIKRGEVVPGEKMPSERTLAAKLSVSRTSVKEAFSVLESSGIVEIKQGSGVYLLENTIEDIMNKLRALIRGQSANMVELMELRQAVEVDIAYYAAHRRNQQDIVGLEQFYLQLEQAVLANSLAAEEDLAFHMYIARIARNQLLAQVMNMVSDQVLIGLEDSRARSLDIPGQSEQILQEHRAIFQSIQEGEPSSASAAMREHLKNVKQRYL, from the coding sequence ATGAAGGAGTCTCCTATCAGAAAAAAACGCGTCTATCATATGATCGTAGAACAAATTAAAAAGTGTATTAAAAGGGGGGAAGTTGTACCTGGGGAGAAAATGCCTTCAGAGAGGACGCTGGCTGCAAAGTTGTCTGTATCCAGAACATCTGTGAAAGAAGCATTTAGTGTGCTGGAGTCGTCTGGCATCGTTGAAATCAAGCAGGGCAGTGGTGTTTATCTCTTAGAAAATACGATCGAAGATATTATGAATAAACTCCGGGCTCTTATTCGTGGACAGTCGGCTAATATGGTTGAGCTTATGGAATTGCGACAGGCTGTAGAAGTGGATATTGCTTATTACGCGGCACATAGAAGAAATCAGCAGGATATTGTAGGATTGGAACAATTCTATCTTCAGCTCGAACAGGCCGTGCTAGCTAATAGTTTGGCTGCCGAAGAGGATTTAGCTTTTCACATGTACATTGCCAGGATCGCAAGAAATCAATTACTGGCTCAAGTCATGAACATGGTATCTGATCAGGTGTTAATTGGGCTAGAGGACAGCCGAGCCCGATCCCTGGATATACCGGGGCAAAGCGAACAGATATTGCAGGAACATAGGGCGATCTTTCAGTCTATCCAAGAGGGTGAACCAAGTTCTGCAAGTGCAGCGATGAGAGAACATCTTAAAAATGTAAAACAACGGTACTTATAA